Genomic DNA from Microcoleus sp. AS-A8:
AACGCTGCCATCATCTCATTCACCTGGAGTTACCCTTTAATCCCAATCGCTTAGAGCAGCGCAATGGGCGCATTGACCGCTTCGGTCAGGAATACGAGCCAGTGGTGCGTTATTTGTACCTGCGTAGGACGTTTGAGGAGCGGATTTTGCTGCGGTTGATTGCCAAGTACGAGAAGCAGCGGGAAACTCTGAATTTTGTCCCCAATACGCTGGGATTGACGACCTCGACCGATGCCTCAGCGCAGCGGTTACTCAAGGGGTTAATGGAAGAAGACCAGAAGCTATTTCACGATGAAACTCCCTTGTTGGTGAACTTCTCGACCGCTGATGAGAATGAAGGGGCTGATGTGGCTACCCGTGAACTATTAGAAGAGATAGACCGTTCGCTCAAGGGCTTTCAACAGGCGGCGCGGACGAATACTTGGTTGGCAGATACGGGAGTAAATGCGGAGAGTCGTCTTTTAACGGAAGCTGACAAAGCACTGGACTTGGGCGATCGCATTAGTAAAGTAGATTTAGTCAGCTTTGTTCGGGATGCCGTCTTCTTAGATGGCGGCAACTTTACTGAAACAGAGCAAGCGGACATTTTTGAAGTGCAACTTCCCTCGGTTTGGAGTTATGGGCTGGATGAACTACCGGGGTATGATGCCGATACGCGCTGCCTGCGGTTAACCAGTAATCTGGATATCACCCGCGATGCCAAGAACCGACCCGTAGGATTTTTGGGTCGCGCCCATCCCTTGGTGCGACGGGCATTAGACCGGGTGCGTAACCTGTCGTTTGGCGGTGCTGACCAGAGAAGTCAAGACTCCCGTGCCAGTGTCGTTAAAGCGGATGTCCCAACGCCCACTTTACTGTTTACCTTCTTGGGGCGAGTATCCAGTGGGGCGGGACCGGAATTTGAACGGGTGCTGGCAGTTAAAGTTATGAATACAGGAGTCGCTAAGTTTTATGACCAGGCTGAGCAATGGCTGTTCCTGGCAGACCGGAAACAGGCGATTCGCACTACGGATGTTTGGAAGAATTACTTTGAAAGTTGGTGGAATACTGCCCAACAGCAGGCGCAACAGGTAGCTCAGACGGGGGCGCAGTCTTTGGTAGAGGAATTTGTCAAAACTCGCACCCGTGACTTGAGAGCAGAGCGATCGCGCCAAATCGAATGGCTGGAACAACGAACGAAAGAAATTACGGGGGAGCCAGTTGAGGTTGAAACAGCCGTTCAGATGAGTTTGTTTGATACGCCTGTGCAGGGAACGGCGGTGCAGACAGCGCCCCAGTCGGGCTGGATGACGATGACTGACTCCGTTGAGCGGTTGGCAGCGTTTGCTACGGATACCAATCAACCCGTCCGCGTTCGCAGCGAAGCAGATGGGGTGTTACGAATCTATCGTCAGCGATTGGCATTGTTAGAGTCGAGGTTAGCACTTCAATCCCCGGAAACTCTGCCACTGGGGGTACTGATGTTGGTTCCGGAGAAAAATTAATTATGGCGCTTGAACTACTGCAACAGTGTACCTTCACCGGACCAGCACTCCCAGAACCATTTGTTCAGTTTGAGCTGGAAAAGGAACTTAGTAAAGAAAAACTATTGTCCAAGACAATGGGACAGGAGGGCAAAGAACTCCAGGTGTCTTGGGAGAGCTATCGGCGCAAGCTGCGGGAACTGGCAGTCCGGGGTGGTGCGTTGCGCGTCCAGAACCATGTTATTGAGCCACTGGTGGAGCGGTTGGGGTATGCTCGATTGGAATCTGCACCAAAGGTGGAAACCCGCGAAGGACAGGAAGATGGGGGTTACTTATTCCTTACGGCAGACAATCAGAGTAAGCTGCGGGTTTGGTGTACGGAGTTTGAAACTGACCTAGATGCCCCTGTCCGTCGCGGCGCGGCTTACCGTTACAGTCACTTGCGGATTGCTCAACGGGTGTTGCTTACCTGTGGGGAACGGTTGGGACTGCTGACGAATGGGGTGGAACTGCGGCTATTGATTTCCGATCCGGCGCGACCGGATTCCCAAGTTACCATCACCATCGACCCTTACTGGAAGCGATCACGGAACATCCCCGACTCCTATCTCCTGCTGCTGGCACTCGCCTCGCCAGAAGGAGTGAAGAAGCTGCCGAACCTGGTTGAGAAGGCGCGATTGCAGCAAGCCAGGGTAACGAAGGAACTGCGGGTGCAGGCGCGTCAAGCGGTGGAGCGGTTTATTCACGAGATTCTGGAACACCCGGATAATCGGGAGATGTTGAAAGACCTAACCCCCCAACCCCATCGGGAGCAAGGGTCGGGGGAGAGGTTAGCGAAGCAGTTATGGAAAGAAGGGCTGATTGTTGTTTATCGCTTGCTGTTTGTCCTGAAGCTGGAAGCGAGTGACGACCCCGCACGGGCGTTCAGTTTTGCCTCAACGAGTCTCTGGCGCAATACCTTCTCTCCGACAATCACATTAGCCGAGTATGCGCGAAAAGTGCTGGACGAGGGGATGGAAACGGGGAGTTTCCTAGAGTCGGGGCTGAGATCGCTGTTTCGGATGTTTGCTGAAGGAATATCATGTACTGAGCTAAATGTCAAGCCTTTGGGCGGTGCGTTGTTTGGGGCGGGTGCGACTCCAGTGTTGTCCAAGTTGCAGTGGGGAGAACGGGCAGTCGCGCATTTGTTGGATCAGTTGCTCTGGACGGCACCGAAGCGGGGAGCGAGTAATCGGCAACGGGTGCATTATGGCTCGCTGGATGTGGAGGATTTGGGGCGGGTTTATGAGGCATTGCTGGAACTGGAGCCGGGGATTTCAACCGAGCGGATGTGTCGGTTGCGGCGGCAGAAGCTAGAGGTGGTGGTGCCTGTGGTGCAGGGGGAGAAGTATCGTCCGGCAGTGCCGCAGGCGATCGATCCGGTTGCTCTGGAAGAGGAACTGGAGGAGGCAGAGGAAGATGAGGAAGACGAGGCTCCGAAGAAGGGCAAGAAAACGAAAGTCGAGTGGATTGAAGAGATTCCGCCTAATCGCTTCTATTTACGGGTGGGGTTGGGACGGAAAGCGTCGGGATCATACTATACGCCCCATTCCTTTGTGCGGTTTTTGGTGCAGGAGACGTTGGGACCGCAGGTGGAGGAGCGCAGTCCGAAGGATGACCCGAACCCAATGGCGATTTTGAAGTTGAAGGTGCTTGACCCGGCGATGGGAAGTGGGCATTTTTTGGTGGAAGCCTGTCGGTTTTTGGGGGATAAGCTCTACGAAGCCTGTCGGCTGTGTGATGAGTTGGCGACGAAGGCGGAGGGACGGGTCGAGAAGGCGAAGACTCCAGAGGAGAAGGATGCAGCACTGGCGGAGGCGCAGAAGTTTTGGCAGCGGGTGATTGATTTGCCCGATCCGGATGACAAGCTGATGAAGTATCTGCCCAGTTCGGCTCCGGAGAGGAAGGAGTCGGGGTTTTCGCAACAGGAAGCGATCGCTCTTTGTCGTCGTTTAGTCGCCGTGCATTGTTTGTATGGGGTGGATAAGAATCCGCTGGCGGTGGAGTTAGCGAAGTTATCCTTGTGGTTGGAGTCTCATGCGGAGGGGTTGCCGCTGACATTTTTGGATCACCGTCTGGTGTTAGGGGATTCGCTGACGGGGGCGTTTTTTGAGCATCTGTTGAAGGAGCCTGCCAGTGGGGATGATGTGCAAAAGCTGGTGTGGCAGAACGTGAATGATCAGTTCCGCCATGCGTTGGCGGATGCGCTGCGGTATGTGCGCGATCTGGAAGCGTCGATTGGCACGGATATTTCAGACATTGAGGCGAAGGAAATTGCTAAGCAAAACCTTGATCGCGCTCTGGCTCCGTTCAAGATTTTGGCAGCTGCTTGGTCGGGTGGAGTGATGTTGGGAGATGAAAGTGGCGATACGGATT
This window encodes:
- a CDS encoding BREX-1 system adenine-specific DNA-methyltransferase PglX, giving the protein MALELLQQCTFTGPALPEPFVQFELEKELSKEKLLSKTMGQEGKELQVSWESYRRKLRELAVRGGALRVQNHVIEPLVERLGYARLESAPKVETREGQEDGGYLFLTADNQSKLRVWCTEFETDLDAPVRRGAAYRYSHLRIAQRVLLTCGERLGLLTNGVELRLLISDPARPDSQVTITIDPYWKRSRNIPDSYLLLLALASPEGVKKLPNLVEKARLQQARVTKELRVQARQAVERFIHEILEHPDNREMLKDLTPQPHREQGSGERLAKQLWKEGLIVVYRLLFVLKLEASDDPARAFSFASTSLWRNTFSPTITLAEYARKVLDEGMETGSFLESGLRSLFRMFAEGISCTELNVKPLGGALFGAGATPVLSKLQWGERAVAHLLDQLLWTAPKRGASNRQRVHYGSLDVEDLGRVYEALLELEPGISTERMCRLRRQKLEVVVPVVQGEKYRPAVPQAIDPVALEEELEEAEEDEEDEAPKKGKKTKVEWIEEIPPNRFYLRVGLGRKASGSYYTPHSFVRFLVQETLGPQVEERSPKDDPNPMAILKLKVLDPAMGSGHFLVEACRFLGDKLYEACRLCDELATKAEGRVEKAKTPEEKDAALAEAQKFWQRVIDLPDPDDKLMKYLPSSAPERKESGFSQQEAIALCRRLVAVHCLYGVDKNPLAVELAKLSLWLESHAEGLPLTFLDHRLVLGDSLTGAFFEHLLKEPASGDDVQKLVWQNVNDQFRHALADALRYVRDLEASIGTDISDIEAKEIAKQNLDRALAPFKILAAAWSGGVMLGDESGDTDYASLFSTIAQTGDLPEDLSDKPKLLAMIAKGLGAEAVPGERSGLLEVLASKKYVPAFTYDLTFAEVFYPDGNLTNRQGFDAVLGNPPWEKLRVERRDVVAAIDPRFLSGKEVAGIGDEHELIKYIFESNSEAKVYELEINQTRSFTQRTIIEPATSRGYDFPIGNLDTYHLFIAKFQKTLSMSGGLGLVLGGGFAKSPTESGLRRLIFEQIQVRIFAHFFNLNQLFVGASSRISFVLIVADHNPRLQQILTGFDLKEFTDLPLKNIEGKLVPLNRKRLIGEFSSNDNSVNDDTTSHFNVNGINAKKILSNWRISVSEGLHRTENKKYIESLEDVLPGCTDARLPQVQNELIARNVLCLYAGRSIDLFNPLPEEKSGKWTPQIDLVVSLRCSKLLSQINNLSFYRLAWRETCGHIATNQRSARACILPPATAASNSLIVETSSRERPTNKVLAACSIINSFSFDFQVRRLVQTHFNKGILSKTVFPKEIQLADFVFLSHSALRLNCVHHGYEPLWREQLGDEWREPNKDPFTFPVLATEDDRWSVRAAIDGIVAQAYGLERDQYAHVLSTFSHKSYPKAPQLCLDRFDELEAIGLEAFTKKYDPYWDIPLNENLPQPVIDLPIPESLTPEYQQGSLDLASVTEKPKRQRRKKNVTS